A section of the Ciona intestinalis chromosome 4, KH, whole genome shotgun sequence genome encodes:
- the LOC101241978 gene encoding gamma-tubulin complex component 5-like, producing MAKNPKYHQALQQLTADLVSCLTRFPVGSENYESCLEYSMSNIKYHRFLEADGHKIERQISGLQDKFMIYSQPQKAQRLGEMFLQFVNNDITENSLAKSQVHFSLLSIILHLSHHPIDKVYVKPKRKILQEEQDSFNWGEFLLEGEDQPTWSSSSEESDPEDFRPDEAERKSLSGVNINPVLKVICPKHETKTQEINLPTAVTPYWNINKQEYEVPKDFERLCSLKSYKAVTNSDQLKEMHVLREIIWLLSGHDNLFIFQYKEGFYSISDCGDLTHITKTSVKNSLEIFVEHANSLKLIRLFLNSVEAQVCLTYQAFAASLRSYIQWFDSDLLALESKVKSQEEIFLICDISKSLQFHFQVISLLREIYDSSLKMDQATDTNAVKASRLLSTLYSAVITESMVNNTGADQGRTCLHVVLKLWLQSIKPYLDICDGWISSGTLNDRYNEWLLCHAESFSDCRNAKFWKNAVLPAVQSISTSLPWLDSVLGMIVIGGKSMEIIQTLNMLNREIGVNGKINLHQPSRQKLFEQFENKFLSLVFGGNYNQVNPKEQKMKSLSNEQTENEIFKNSLKLLFSTDCFTVRKENSSKYYQGFVLKSPIPVLIKESISPLVQEKCEHASSMLLEVFKTRFGLSTSLEVFHNFYLMGWGDVMHVFATEIFKLLQHQTTLNDDPVSFNIILQEAMAIRCSQSPGVFVSMNMDGQEQNTGLLGMKKKVVPGIHQLIHATDFIELQCPVEWPVNIVITEQSMMTYKRLFSYLMRIKRAVFCLEQLNFCTIYENEEKISTESNIKCHRLSLLRHKMLHLLQQWYSYIMTSVIQSEKHVFLIAMEEAQSLDDIIAAHERFLSRVCLHCLIDETTQAEKLVQGTMKKILTFSITFHMLWSLGVDNVSFDLISKHESDFNECSVFLGRILRTIANRGSIPRLNALAYSIL from the coding sequence ATGGCAAAGAATCCGAAATATCACCAAGCTTTACAGCAGTTGACTGCCGATTTAGTATCTTGTTTGACAAGATTTCCTGTTGGAAGTGAGAATTATGAATCTTGCCTGGAATACTCGATGTCCAATATAAAATACCACAGGTTTCTTGAAGCAGATGGACACAAAATTGAACGCCAAATATCTGGCCTACAAGACAAGTTCATGATATATTCTCAACCACAAAAGGCACAAAGGTTAGGAGAAATGTTTCTTCAGTTTGTAAATAATGATATCACAGAGAACAGCTTGGCAAAAAGCCAGGTTCACTTTAGTTTACTCTCTATCATATTACATCTGTCTCATCACCCTATTGATAAAGTGTATGTAAAACCAAAGAGAAAAATCCTCCAAGAAGAGCAGGACTCTTTTAACTGGGGTGAGTTTCTCTTGGAAGGAGAGGATCAACCAACTTGGTCCTCTTCATCTGAAGAATCTGATCCTGAAGATTTTCGTCCCGACGAAGCAGAAAGAAAGTCATTGTCAGGGGTAAATATCAATCCGGTTTTAAAAGTCATTTGTCCTAAACATGAGACAAAAACTCAAGAAATCAATCTTCCTACAGCAGTTACTCCATATTGGAACATTAACAAACAGGAATATGAGGTTCCTAAAGATTTTGAACGactttgttctttaaaaagttataaagcTGTAACTAACAGTGACCAATTAAAAGAGATGCATGTGTTACGTGAGATCATCTGGCTTCTCTCTGGTCAtgataacttatttatatttcagtaTAAAGAAGGTTTCTACTCCATATCAGACTGTGGTGACTTAACACATATTACTAAGACCAGTGTTAAAAACTCCTTGGAAATTTTTGTAGAACATGCAAACTCATTAAAGTTAATAAGGTTGTTCCTAAATTCAGTTGAAGCACAAGTGTGCCTAACTTACCAAGCTTTTGCTGCATCTTTGCGAAGTTATATTCAGTGGTTTGATTCTGATTTACTCGCTCTTGAAAGCAAGGTTAAGAGCCAGGAGGAGATATTtctgatttgcgacatttccAAGTCTTTGCAGTTTCATTTCCAAGTGATTTCTCTTTTAAGAGAAATCTATGATAGCTCTTTGAAAATGGACCAAGCAACAGACACCAATGCAGTGAAAGCTTCACGCTTGCTAAGCACACTTTACTCTGCTGTTATAACTGAGTCTATGGTTAATAATACAGGTGCCGATCAAGGCAGAACATGCCTGCATGTTGTGTTGAAGCTTTGGCTGCAATCTATTAAACCTTATCTGGATATTTGTGACGGATGGATCTCATCTGGAACTTTAAATGATCGCTATAATGAATGGCTGTTGTGCCATGCGGAGAGCTTTTCTGATTGCAGGAATGCAAAGTTCTGGAAGAACGCTGTGTTACCTGCTGTTCAGTCTATTTCAACTTCACTGCCATGGTTGGACAGTGTGTTGGGCATGATAGTTATAGGTGGCAAGTCAATGGAAATTATTCAGACGCTAAATATGTTGAACAGAGAAATCGGTGTGAACGGTAAAATTAATCTGCATCAACCTTCAAGGCAGAAGTTGTTCGAGCAATTTGAAAACAAGTTTCTGTCGTTGGTGTTTGGAGGAAATTATAACCAAGTCAACCCCAAGGAGCAAAAGATGAAGTCTTTATCGAATGAGCAAACTGAGAATGAAATATTCAAAAACAGCCTTAAGCTTCTCTTTAGCACTGATTGTTTTACTGTGAGAAAGGAAAATAGCAGCAAATATTATCAGggctttgttttaaaatctccAATCCCAGTTTTGATTAAAGAAAGTATTTCACCTTTGGTGCAAGAAAAATGCGAACATGCCAGCTCAATGTTGCtagaggtgtttaaaacaaggtttGGTCTTTCTACTTCACTTGAGGTGTTTCATAACTTCTACCTAATGGGATGGGGTGATGTTATGCATGTATTTGCCACTGAAATATTCAAGCTGCTTCAGCACCAGACCACTTTAAACGACGACCCtgtcagttttaatattattctgCAAGAAGCCATGGCCATTAGATGCTCTCAGTCACCTGGAGTGTTTGTGAGTATGAATATGGATGGCCAGGAACAGAATACTGGACTGCTTGGTATGAAAAAGAAAGTTGTCCCAGGAATACACCAGTTAATACATGCAACTGACTTTATTGAACTTCAATGCCCTGTAGAATGGCCGGTGAACATTGTTATTACTGAGCAAAGTATGATGACTTACAAAAGACTGTTTAGTTATCTGATGCGAATAAAACGTGCAGTGTTTTGCCTTGAACAGCTAAACTTTTGTACGATTTatgaaaatgaagaaaaaattTCAACGGAATCGAATATTAAATGTCACCGATTGTCACTGCTTCGGCATAAAATGTTACACCTCCTACAGCAGTGGTACAGCTACATCATGACTAGTGTTATCCAGTCCGAGAAGCATGTCTTCCTTATCGCCATGGAAGAAGCTCAGTCGcttgatgacatcattgcTGCGCATGAGCGATTTTTGTCACGCGTTTGTCTGCACTGTCTGATTGACGAAACAACACAAGCAGAAAAACTGGTCCAAGgcacaatgaaaaaaatcctcACTTTTTCGATAACATTTCACATGTTATGGTCATTGGGTGTTGATAATGTTAGTTTTGATTTAATATCAAAACATGAATCTGACTTTAATGAATGTAGTGTGTTTCTTGGTCGTATTTTAAGAACCATAGCAAACCGTGGCTCCATACCTAGACTTAATGCACTTGCTTACTCAATTCTATAA